Proteins found in one Lonchura striata isolate bLonStr1 chromosome 25, bLonStr1.mat, whole genome shotgun sequence genomic segment:
- the JUP gene encoding junction plakoglobin has translation MEVMNMMEQPIKVTEWQQTYTYDSGIHSGVNTQVPSVSSKCLGDDDEVYGKQYTIKKTTTTSYCQGGSQAQSQAQADMEAQLAMTRAQRVRAAMYPETVEDRSLLITTQLEGQQTNVQRLAEPSQMLKSAIVHLINYQDDAELATRAIPELTKLLNDEDPVVVSKAAMIVNQLSKKEASRRALMQSPQIVAAVVRTMQSTSDLDTARCTTSILHNLSHHREGLLSIFKSGGIPALVRMLSSPVESVLFYAITTLHNLLLYQEGAKMAVRLADGLQKMVPLLNKNNPKFLAITTDCLQLLAYGNQESKLIILANGGPQALVQIMRSYNYEKLLWTTSRVLKVLSVCPSNKPAIVEAGGMQALGKHLTSSSPRLVQNCLWTLRNLSDVATKQEGLDGVLKILVNQLSSDDVNVLTCATGTLSNLTCNNSKNKTLVTQSNGVEALIHTILRAGDKEDITEPAVCALRHLTSRHPEAEMAQNSVRLNYGIPAIVKLLNQPNQWPLVKATIGLIRNLALCPANHTPLQEAAVIPRLVQLLVKAHQDAQRHAAAGTQQPYTDGVKMEEIVEGCTGALHILARDPMNRMEIFRLNTIPLFVQLLYSPVENIQRVAAGVLCELAQDKEAADAIDAEGASAPLMELLHSRNEGTATYAAAVLFRISEDKNPDYRKRVSVELTNSLFKHDPAAWEAAQSMIPINEPYSDELDPGYRPMYSGDIPLDPMDMHMDMDGDYPMDAYSDGVRAPFADHMLA, from the exons ATGGAGGTGATGAACATGATGGAGCAGCCGATCAAGGTGACGGAGTGGCAGCAGACCTACACCTACGACTCCGGAATCCACTCCGGCGTCAACACGCAGGTGCCCTCCGTCAGCAGCAAGTGCCTCGGGGATGATGACGAGGTGTATGGCAAGCAGTACACCATCAAGAAGACAACCACCACGAGTTACTGCCAGGGAGGGAGCCAGGCCCAGAGCCAAGCGCAAG cGGACATGGAGGCTCAGCTGGCCATGACCCGTGCCCAGCGTGTCCGGGCCGCCATGTACCCCGAGACGGTGGAGGACCGCTCACTTCTCATCACCACCCAGCTGGAGGGGCAGCAGACCAATGTGCAGCgcctggcagagccctcccagATGCTCAAGTCAGCCATTGTGCACCTTATCAACTACCAGGATGACGCTGAGTTGGCCACACGTGCCATCCCAGAGCTCACCAAGCTGCTCAACGACGAGGACCCG GTGGTTGTCAGCAAGGCAGCCATGATTGTCAACCAGCTCTCCAAGAAGGAGGCGTCGCGCCGCGCGCTGATGCAGTCGCCGCAGATCGTGGCGGCCGTGGTCCGCACCATGCAGAGCACCAGCGACCTGGACACCGCCCGCTGCACCACCAGCATCCTGCACAACCTCTCGCACCACCGCGAGGGCCTGCTCTCCATCTTCAAGTCTGGTGGCATCCCAGCCCTCGTCAGGATGCTGAG CTCACCTGTCGAGTCCGTTCTCTTCTACGCCATCACCACCCTGCACAACCTGCTGCTGTACCAGGAGGGGGCCAAGATGGCTGTGCGTTTGGCCGACGGGCTGCAGAAGATGGTTCCCCTGCTGAACAAGAACAACCCCAAGTTCCTGGCCATCACCACTGACTGCCTCCAGCTTCTGGCCTATGGGAACCAGGAGAGCAAG CTGATAATTTTGGCCAATGGAGGACCCCAGGCCCTGGTGCAGATCATGCGCAGCTACAACTACGAGAAGCTGCTCTGGACCACGAGCCGCGTGCTCAAGGTGCTGTCGGTGTGTCCCAGCAACAAACCTGCCATCGTTGAGGCTG GTGGCATGCAGGCACTGGGCAAGCACCTgaccagctccagccccaggttGGTCCAGAACTGCCTGTGGACCCTGAGGAACCTTTCTGACGTGGCAACCAAACAG GAGGGCCTGGACGGCGTCCTCAAGATCCTGGTGAACCAGCTGAGCTCTGATGATGTGAATGTGCTGACCTGTGCCACTGGCACCCTCTCCAACCTGACCTGCAACAACAGCAAGAACAAGACACTGGTGACGCAGTCAAACGGGGTGGAGGCCCTGATCCACACCATCCTGCGGGCGGGTGACAAGGAGGACATCACCGAGCCGGCTGTCTGCGCCCTGCGGCACCTCACCAGCCGGCACCCCGAGGCCGAGATGGCCCAGAACTCGGTGCGCCTCAACTACGGCATCCCCGCCATTGTCAAGCTCCTCAACCAGCCCAACCAGTGGCCACTGGTTAAG GCTACCATAGGCCTGATCCGCAACCTGGCCCTGTGTCCGGCCAACCACACCCCGCTGCAGGAGGCCGCCGTCATCCCCCGCCTGGTCCAGCTGCTGGTCAAGGCTCACCAGGACGCCCAGCGACACGCGGCCGCTGGCACACAGCAGCCCTACACG GATGGAGTGAAGATGGAAGAGATTGTGGAGGGTTGCACGGGGGCACTGCACATCCTGGCCCGGGACCCCATGAACCGCATGGAGATCTTCCGCCTCAACACCATCCCTCTCTTCGTGCAG CTGCTGTACTCGCCGGTGGAGAACATCCAGCGCGTGGCAGCCGGGGTGCTGTGTGAGCTGGCCCAGGACAAGGAGGCAGCCGATGCCATCGATGCCGAGGGGGCCTCGGCTCccctgatggagctgctgcactCCCGGAATGAGGGGACAG CCACCTATGCGGCCGCCGTGCTCTTCCGCATCTCGGAGGACAAGAACCCTGACTACAGGAAACGTGTCTCCGTGGAGCTCACCAACTCCCTCTTCAAGCATGACCCGGCAGCCTGGGAAGCG GCTCAGAGCATGATCCCCATCAACGAGCCCTACTCAGATG agctggaccCTGGTTACCGCCCCATGTACTCGGGTGACATCCCCCTGGACCCCATGGACATGCACATGGACATGGACGGGGACTACCCCATGGATGCCTACAGCGACGGCGTCCGAGCGCCCTTCGCTGACCACATGCTCGCCTAA